A stretch of Halictus rubicundus isolate RS-2024b unplaced genomic scaffold, iyHalRubi1_principal scaffold0038, whole genome shotgun sequence DNA encodes these proteins:
- the LOC143363356 gene encoding uncharacterized protein LOC143363356, giving the protein MATTTPEVSKVAIKIPPFWPEQPELWFRQIEAQFALNGITADTTKFYYILSQLEPKYALEVQDIFINPPEANKYGTLRSELLKRLSATQGKRIRQLLEQEEIGDRTPSQFLRHMRNLAGTTVSDEFLRTLWSGRLPNVTRAIVSAQSDLPLNKLAEIADHIHAEVQPTQVASTSAPTQSDRLAELLIDRLERLELRVAETSRPCSHKGSRTPRRMRVVQ; this is encoded by the coding sequence ATGGCGACAACGACACCAGAAGTCAGCAAGGTCGCCATCAAGATCCCACCCTTCTGGCCTGAGCAACCCGAGCTGTGGTTCCGCCAAATCGAAGCACAGTTCGCCCTAAACGGGATTACAGCTgacacgacaaaattttattatatactgTCGCAGCTCGAACCCAAATACGCGTTGGAGGTGCAGGATATATTTATAAACCCACCGGAGGCCAACAAATACGGGACACTAAGGTCCGAACTACTAAAGAGGCTGTCGGCGACCCAAGGGAAAAGGATTCGACAGCTGCTGGAGCAGGAGGAAATAGGCGACCGAACCCCGTCGCAATTCTTACGCCATATGCGGAACCTCGCAGGTACCACAGTCAGCGACGAgttcctgcggaccctgtggtcagGTAGACTACCCAACGTGACCAGAGCGATCGTCTCGGCTCAGTCAGACCTGCCATTAAACAAGCTGGCCGAGATAGCCGACCACATCCACGCGGAGGTGCAGCCAACCCAGGTAGCCAGCACGTCGGCCCCAACGCAGTCCGACCGCCTGGCAGAACTCCTGATCGACCGATTGGAGAGACTGGAGCTTCGAGTCGCCGAAACATCCCGACCTTGCAGTCACAAGGGAAGCAGGACGCCCAgacgga